The following are from one region of the Ananas comosus cultivar F153 linkage group 20, ASM154086v1, whole genome shotgun sequence genome:
- the LOC109725704 gene encoding snurportin-1 produces the protein MAPPSHDLRRAYKRPAISDQQRRRELALLRQSQHRADSHHRARQLASSLLPSSEGPLRTEQEIEPEVEPGTEPEVEPEARVLDAPRAAKLGGAEARRWFARQIMLPEWMIDAPPDLDRNWYVFPRPAGKRCFVVSSNGTTVSRLRNGSVLHHFPSSLPNGARTKDKSGPSSSYSILDCIFHEPDQTYYVIDMVCWRGYSLYDCSAEFRFFWLNSKLTETGACNPPSTYHKYRFSIVPIYECTEQGLHAAYSGVVPYVKDGLLFYNKQAHYQTGNTPLALVWKDGACSQYLLDTDSKGQVPSQQQVVLELQEDGKLTTSDDPPHVFGCFDRDFIQKSGLRPGNLLRFAIRDESVRLVDGKMEISDLQFVGRSNRARAFADSHSKVLFQYAARHSPLRIEDLFACIRSSPTDEDGSNDIEMAG, from the exons ATGGCTCCGCCGTCGCACGACCTCCGCCGCGCCTACAAGCGCCCCGCGATCTCCGACCAGCAGCGGCGCCGCGAGCTCGCGCTTCTCCGCCAGTCGCAGCACCGCGCCGACTCCCACCACCGCGCGCGGCAACtcgcctcctccctcctcccctcctctgAAGGCCCTCTCCGAACCGAGCAGGAGATCGAACCGGAGGTTGAGCCGGGGACCGAGCCGGAGGTCGAACCCGAGGCTAGGGTTTTGGACGCGCCCCGCGCCGCGAAGCTCGGGGGCGCCGAGGCGCGGCGGTGGTTCGCGCGCCAGATCATGCTCCCGGAGTGGATGATCGACGCCCCTCCGGACCTCGATCGCAATTG GTACGTCTTTCCGAGGCCTGCCGGGAAACGGTGTTTTGTGGTTTCTTCTAATGGTACAACAGTGAGTAGGCTTCGTAATGGCTCGGTTCTACACCATTTTCCATCTTCCTTGCCTAACGGAGCTAGAACAAAAGACAAGTCGGGACCATCAAGCTCCTACTCTATTCTTGACTGCATATTTCATGAG CCTGACCAAACATACTATGTCATTGACATGGTTTGCTGGCGAGGATACTCATTGTACGACTGCAGTGCGGAGTTCAGGTTCTTTTGGTTGAATTCTAAGCTTACTGAAACTGGAGCTTGCAATCCTCCATCAACATATCATAAGTACAGGTTCAGCATTGTCCCAATATATGAATGCACTGAACAGGGTCTACATGCAGCGTATTCGGGCGTTGTGCCTTATGTCAAGGATGGGCTTCTATTCTACAACAA GCAAGCACATTACCAAACTGGGAACACGCCTTTAGCATTAGTATGGAAAGATGGAGCTTGTAGCCAGTATCTTCTTGATACCGACAGCAAAGGACAAGTTCCAAGCCAGCAGCAG GTTGTCTTGGAGTTGCAAGAGGATGGGAAATTAACTACTTCTGATGATCCCCCTCATGTCTTTGGTTGCTTCGATCGAGACTTTATTCAGAAG TCGGGTTTACGCCCAGGAAATCTTCTCCGATTTGCTATTAGAGATGAAAGTGTGAGGCTTGTTGATGGAAAGATGGAGATCAGTGACCTCCAGTTTGTAGGAAGGTCTAATCGTGCACGCGCTTTTGCCGACAGCCACTCCAAG GTTTTGTTCCAGTATGCTGCTCGTCATTCTCCTCTGCGAATCGAGGATTTATTTGCATGCATCCGATCAAGCCCTACCGACGAAGATGGATCTAACGATATCGAAATGGCAGGTTGA
- the LOC109725705 gene encoding probable bifunctional methylthioribulose-1-phosphate dehydratase/enolase-phosphatase E1 isoform X2, giving the protein MASAATIPPSFNYPHSLRIIRVTQCHVHKLSKGKAHHVKIKNLNGSSRAMVQNSIYILEPSIVRGIVLDIEGATSPISFVTDVLFPYARNNVRKHLTWTYDSEETKDDIKLLCEQVEDDLKRGVSGAVPIPPDDAGKEEVIDSLVANVEAMIKADRKITSLKQLQGHIWRTRFQNKELQGVVYDDVPEALRRWHANGIKVYIYSSGSREAQRLIFGNTTYGDLRKYLCGFFDTTVGNKREARSYFEIAQSVGVDEPSQILFITDVVQEAIAAKSAGLQVLISVRPGNAPLPENHGFETVNSFAEILN; this is encoded by the exons ATGGCGTCTGCGGCAACAATTCCACCATCATTTAATTAT CCCCACTCGTTGAGAATTATCAGAGTTACTCAATGTCATGTTCATAAACTAAGCAAAGGAAAAGCACATCATGtcaaaattaagaatttaaatGGTTCTTCAAGGGCTATGGTGCAAAATAGCATTTACATCCTTGAACCATCAATAGTA CGAGGAATTGTGCTCGACATTGAGGGAGCAACATCTCCGATATCATTTGTTACTGATGTTTTATTTCCCTATGCTCGAAACAACGTGCGGAAGCATTTAACGTGGACATACGACAGCGAGGAAACGAAAGATGATATTAAGCTGCTGTGCGAGCAA GTCGAGGATGACTTGAAGCGAGGGGTTTCAGGGGCAGTTCCAATTCCACCCGATGATGCTGGAAAAGAGGAAGTGATCGATTCCTTAGTCGCTAATGTCGAAGCCATGATCAAAGCAGATCGAAAAATCACATCACTTAAACAGCTGCAG GGCCATATATGGAGGACAAGATTTCAGAACAAGGAACTGCAGGGGGTTGTTTATGATGATGTTCCTGAGGCTCTTAGAAGGTGGCATGCTAATGGAATAAAG GTTTACATATATTCAAGTGGTAGTAGAGAAGCTCAGAGACTTATATTTGGAAATACTACTTATGGGGACTTGAGGAAGTACCTGTGTGGGTTTTTTGATACCACAGTGGG aaataaaagagAAGCGCGCAGCTACTTCGAAATCGCGCAGTCGGTCGGAGTAGACGAGCCATCACAAATCTTGTTCATTACTGATGTTGTTCAAGAAGCAATCGCAGCGAAATCCGCAG GTCTTCAAGTACTAATCTCGGTTCGCCCCGGAAACGCACCTCTCCCTGAAAATCACGGATTCGAGACGGTGAATTCATTCgctgaaattttgaattaa
- the LOC109725705 gene encoding probable bifunctional methylthioribulose-1-phosphate dehydratase/enolase-phosphatase E1 isoform X1, translating to MASAATIPPSFNYVNNLYHYHLFSAAIKPHSLRIIRVTQCHVHKLSKGKAHHVKIKNLNGSSRAMVQNSIYILEPSIVRGIVLDIEGATSPISFVTDVLFPYARNNVRKHLTWTYDSEETKDDIKLLCEQVEDDLKRGVSGAVPIPPDDAGKEEVIDSLVANVEAMIKADRKITSLKQLQGHIWRTRFQNKELQGVVYDDVPEALRRWHANGIKVYIYSSGSREAQRLIFGNTTYGDLRKYLCGFFDTTVGNKREARSYFEIAQSVGVDEPSQILFITDVVQEAIAAKSAGLQVLISVRPGNAPLPENHGFETVNSFAEILN from the exons ATGGCGTCTGCGGCAACAATTCCACCATCATTTAATTAT GTTAATAATTTGTATCATTATCATCTATTTTCTGCTGCAATCAAGCCCCACTCGTTGAGAATTATCAGAGTTACTCAATGTCATGTTCATAAACTAAGCAAAGGAAAAGCACATCATGtcaaaattaagaatttaaatGGTTCTTCAAGGGCTATGGTGCAAAATAGCATTTACATCCTTGAACCATCAATAGTA CGAGGAATTGTGCTCGACATTGAGGGAGCAACATCTCCGATATCATTTGTTACTGATGTTTTATTTCCCTATGCTCGAAACAACGTGCGGAAGCATTTAACGTGGACATACGACAGCGAGGAAACGAAAGATGATATTAAGCTGCTGTGCGAGCAA GTCGAGGATGACTTGAAGCGAGGGGTTTCAGGGGCAGTTCCAATTCCACCCGATGATGCTGGAAAAGAGGAAGTGATCGATTCCTTAGTCGCTAATGTCGAAGCCATGATCAAAGCAGATCGAAAAATCACATCACTTAAACAGCTGCAG GGCCATATATGGAGGACAAGATTTCAGAACAAGGAACTGCAGGGGGTTGTTTATGATGATGTTCCTGAGGCTCTTAGAAGGTGGCATGCTAATGGAATAAAG GTTTACATATATTCAAGTGGTAGTAGAGAAGCTCAGAGACTTATATTTGGAAATACTACTTATGGGGACTTGAGGAAGTACCTGTGTGGGTTTTTTGATACCACAGTGGG aaataaaagagAAGCGCGCAGCTACTTCGAAATCGCGCAGTCGGTCGGAGTAGACGAGCCATCACAAATCTTGTTCATTACTGATGTTGTTCAAGAAGCAATCGCAGCGAAATCCGCAG GTCTTCAAGTACTAATCTCGGTTCGCCCCGGAAACGCACCTCTCCCTGAAAATCACGGATTCGAGACGGTGAATTCATTCgctgaaattttgaattaa
- the LOC109725705 gene encoding probable bifunctional methylthioribulose-1-phosphate dehydratase/enolase-phosphatase E1 isoform X3 translates to MASAATIPPSFNYRGIVLDIEGATSPISFVTDVLFPYARNNVRKHLTWTYDSEETKDDIKLLCEQVEDDLKRGVSGAVPIPPDDAGKEEVIDSLVANVEAMIKADRKITSLKQLQGHIWRTRFQNKELQGVVYDDVPEALRRWHANGIKVYIYSSGSREAQRLIFGNTTYGDLRKYLCGFFDTTVGNKREARSYFEIAQSVGVDEPSQILFITDVVQEAIAAKSAGLQVLISVRPGNAPLPENHGFETVNSFAEILN, encoded by the exons ATGGCGTCTGCGGCAACAATTCCACCATCATTTAATTAT CGAGGAATTGTGCTCGACATTGAGGGAGCAACATCTCCGATATCATTTGTTACTGATGTTTTATTTCCCTATGCTCGAAACAACGTGCGGAAGCATTTAACGTGGACATACGACAGCGAGGAAACGAAAGATGATATTAAGCTGCTGTGCGAGCAA GTCGAGGATGACTTGAAGCGAGGGGTTTCAGGGGCAGTTCCAATTCCACCCGATGATGCTGGAAAAGAGGAAGTGATCGATTCCTTAGTCGCTAATGTCGAAGCCATGATCAAAGCAGATCGAAAAATCACATCACTTAAACAGCTGCAG GGCCATATATGGAGGACAAGATTTCAGAACAAGGAACTGCAGGGGGTTGTTTATGATGATGTTCCTGAGGCTCTTAGAAGGTGGCATGCTAATGGAATAAAG GTTTACATATATTCAAGTGGTAGTAGAGAAGCTCAGAGACTTATATTTGGAAATACTACTTATGGGGACTTGAGGAAGTACCTGTGTGGGTTTTTTGATACCACAGTGGG aaataaaagagAAGCGCGCAGCTACTTCGAAATCGCGCAGTCGGTCGGAGTAGACGAGCCATCACAAATCTTGTTCATTACTGATGTTGTTCAAGAAGCAATCGCAGCGAAATCCGCAG GTCTTCAAGTACTAATCTCGGTTCGCCCCGGAAACGCACCTCTCCCTGAAAATCACGGATTCGAGACGGTGAATTCATTCgctgaaattttgaattaa